A genomic stretch from Calditerricola satsumensis includes:
- a CDS encoding hydantoinase/oxoprolinase family protein, producing MARSIQVLGIDAGGTMTDTFFVDAEGNFVVGKAQSTPQDESVGVINSSKDALAQWGLTVEDVFPQLVTAVYSGTAMLNRIVQRKGLRVGLIVNRGLEDFHRMGRSVQSYLGYSYEDRLHLNTHRYDPPLVPRELTFGVTERIDMFGNIVIPLREEEAYEAARKLVELNVEGIVISFLHSYKNPVHERRVRDIVLEVVREAGKEIPIFASADYYPVRKESHRTNTTILEAYAAEPSRKTLVRINERFKQLGARFDLRVMASHGGTISWKAKELARTVVSGPIGGVIGARSLGERLGYRNIAATDIGGTSFDMALIVQGQFTIQHDPDMARLVLSLPLVQMDSVGSGAGSYVRIDPYTHSIKIGPDSAGYRVGVCWPESGVETVTISDCHVVLGYINPDNFLGGQVKLDPQRARKAIEEQIARPLGLSVEEAAAGVIELLDTRLRDHLRAMISGKGYHPSDFVCFSYGGAGPVHTYGYTEGLEFEDIIIPAWAAGFSAFGCAAAEFEYRYDKSLDINVAPDAGAAEKLEAVSVLQSAWSELAEKVIEEFRLNGYSPESVTLFPGYRMMYRGQLNDLEINSPLSRVEKAEDWDRLTEAFEETYARVYAKAARSPELGFSITGAIMRGIVPSVKPRIPEEPLSGPTPPDEAYRGQRPFYFRGKWVKADIWDMDALKAGNQIEGPAIIEAPSTTLVVPPGWSTTLDEHRLFHLKRR from the coding sequence ATGGCGAGGAGCATTCAGGTGCTGGGGATCGATGCCGGCGGGACGATGACGGACACCTTTTTCGTCGACGCGGAAGGGAACTTTGTCGTTGGCAAGGCGCAGAGCACCCCGCAGGACGAGTCGGTCGGCGTGATCAACTCATCGAAAGACGCGCTGGCGCAGTGGGGGCTCACCGTCGAAGACGTCTTTCCGCAGCTCGTGACGGCCGTGTATTCGGGGACGGCCATGCTCAACCGCATCGTGCAGCGGAAAGGCTTGCGCGTCGGGTTGATCGTCAACCGCGGGTTGGAAGATTTCCATCGCATGGGGCGGTCGGTTCAATCCTACCTGGGCTATTCATACGAAGATCGCTTGCACCTCAATACCCATCGCTATGATCCCCCCTTGGTCCCGAGGGAGTTGACCTTTGGGGTCACCGAACGGATCGACATGTTCGGCAACATTGTCATCCCGCTGCGAGAAGAGGAAGCCTATGAGGCGGCACGAAAGCTTGTGGAATTAAATGTGGAAGGCATTGTCATCAGCTTCCTTCATTCGTACAAGAACCCCGTGCATGAACGGCGGGTGCGCGACATCGTCCTCGAGGTGGTGCGGGAAGCCGGGAAGGAGATCCCCATATTTGCCTCTGCCGACTATTATCCCGTGCGCAAAGAGTCCCACCGCACGAATACCACCATCCTCGAAGCGTATGCCGCAGAGCCGTCGCGGAAGACCTTGGTCCGAATTAACGAGCGATTCAAACAACTCGGCGCCCGCTTCGACTTGCGGGTGATGGCCAGCCACGGCGGAACGATCAGCTGGAAGGCGAAAGAGCTGGCGCGGACGGTCGTGTCGGGGCCGATCGGCGGCGTCATTGGGGCGCGATCCCTCGGCGAACGTCTCGGCTACCGCAACATCGCGGCCACCGATATCGGCGGCACGAGCTTTGACATGGCGCTGATCGTCCAAGGGCAGTTCACCATCCAGCACGATCCGGATATGGCCCGGTTGGTCTTGTCTTTGCCCCTTGTGCAAATGGACAGCGTGGGGTCGGGTGCCGGCAGCTACGTGCGCATCGATCCGTATACGCATTCGATCAAGATCGGCCCGGACAGCGCGGGGTACCGCGTCGGCGTCTGCTGGCCGGAAAGCGGCGTCGAGACCGTCACCATCTCCGACTGTCACGTCGTGCTCGGCTACATCAACCCCGACAATTTCCTCGGCGGGCAAGTCAAACTGGATCCACAGCGGGCCCGTAAAGCGATTGAGGAGCAAATCGCCCGTCCGCTGGGGCTATCGGTGGAGGAAGCGGCCGCGGGTGTGATTGAGCTCCTCGATACGCGCCTTCGCGATCATTTGCGGGCGATGATCAGCGGAAAAGGCTATCACCCTTCGGATTTCGTCTGCTTCTCCTACGGCGGCGCCGGTCCGGTTCACACGTACGGGTATACCGAAGGGCTCGAATTCGAGGACATCATCATTCCCGCCTGGGCGGCCGGTTTTTCCGCCTTCGGTTGCGCCGCGGCGGAATTTGAGTACCGCTACGACAAGAGCCTCGACATCAACGTGGCGCCGGATGCCGGTGCGGCCGAAAAGCTTGAAGCCGTCAGCGTGCTGCAGAGCGCCTGGAGCGAACTGGCGGAAAAGGTGATCGAAGAGTTCCGCCTCAACGGCTATTCGCCCGAAAGCGTCACGCTGTTCCCGGGTTACCGCATGATGTACCGCGGCCAGCTGAATGATCTCGAGATCAATTCGCCGCTCAGCCGTGTCGAGAAGGCCGAGGACTGGGATCGGTTGACGGAAGCTTTTGAGGAAACGTATGCCCGCGTGTACGCCAAAGCCGCCCGCAGTCCCGAATTGGGCTTCAGCATTACCGGCGCGATCATGCGCGGCATTGTGCCGAGCGTCAAGCCGCGCATTCCGGAAGAGCCGCTCAGCGGTCCCACACCGCCGGACGAAGCGTATCGCGGACAGCGGCCGTTCTACTTCCGCGGGAAATGGGTGAAGGCAGACATCTGGGACATGGACGCCTTAAAAGCGGGCAATCAGATTGAGGGTCCCGCGATCATCGAGGCCCCGTCGACGACGCTTGTCGTTCCTCCGGGGTGGAGCACGACGTTGGATGAGCACCGCCTCTTCCATCTCAAGCGCCGTTAA